From one Triticum aestivum cultivar Chinese Spring chromosome 4B, IWGSC CS RefSeq v2.1, whole genome shotgun sequence genomic stretch:
- the LOC123093064 gene encoding DNA repair protein UVH3 isoform X2: protein MMLRASKLRAVEEKKLRKQMEIKTEMTMGRTAGGQLHQSTRKNWMNSSLAAEDEAGLTGKGENNPASFPLQEGTGIDEDENDDDEEMIFPMTTGDIDPAVLASLPPSMQLDLLVQMRERVMAENRQKYQKIKKEPAKFSELQIQSYLKTVAFRREIEEVRKGAAGKDVGGIQTTKIASEANREFIFSSSFTGDKQTLAQRGVEEQIVDSGKSKREISSAIFKSSPSSSSRSIKPQGGEPSTGFGPDVETYRDERGRVRVSRVRGMGIRMTRDIQRNLDFIKEHEQSKSMGQANIGKGSTSNEEPPDFPEHLFENDGLQSSVDLSEDFAETIGDNHHTSSLVGGSDDISEGSCHGSKETIEISFVDDQIGVKDNDDKLFLHLVSGTSSKLFADDDRLAKNTLESDNSEGIWEEGIIEEETLPMKVNEKDYQSSPPDNCCTDDEVEWEEGVCDVPEVPFSEYNQCKLPKGDIEEEALIQEAIKRSLENSEKQEFENGIPEDLETSIEYKSLQSHDDVPKPSEAPATTYSHSEASFVEETIKEMGIKNSSGEDGVMHDPEVLEAERKENEKQAQLESNDGRAGSNTDYLQGSSPVYNVSTSTLTARPSCSPKVQDNDAIVSATSIHECPKEEVIKQNTSNSHKSGCNTNDPYIGEISMVAQKEPLLDESVAGDAVQKENVIQEDTNITTSEINSTQLNENYDSHIISENNLEKEISFLRQEQLDLGNERRKLESHAESVSSEMFAECQELLQMFGLPYIIAPMEAEAQCAYMEINNLVDGVVTDDSDVFLFGARNVYKNIFDDRKYVETYLMKDIESELGLTREQLIRMALLLGSDYTEGISGIGIVNAIEVVHAFPEEDGLQQFREWIESPDPAILGKFDVETSGSSKRRKSGGNESCEKGNSLEPECVEGSDNNQSSNETQHIKEVFMSNHRNVSKNWHIPSTFPSETVISAYISPQVDDSTERFSWGRPDLSLLRKLCWERFGWNKEKADELLLPVLKEYNKHETQLRMEAFYSFNERFAKIRSKRIQKAIKGITGKTFSETDELNEDSPSTSDAPKKKAAGHSSRAKPRGKRNTSAEPRNMGSQEDDKIGDPNTFADADELAKEQRNASKKKTASPSVRSRGRGRKKMNVRQETTRDEEDLEVQMSNLSADEDSHERHSDKYKSEGMTVRRSNRKRKQVTYMEDDHEADDNTAPLHQVDEDDPSQIGTDIDTAGRDTQSNLLHQDTSELNSNQMHVDPGSAEDVNEDPLGFELYDDQTDSAPKEYLFTGGGFCAEEDEQDTAVDRSGGETVDGTSDACEDIAGVSDGGKSIGLSTPTGECAEDASMDARGASSSKRRNAGSGLPKIAKRRRK from the exons ATGATGCTAAGGGCAAGCAAGTTGAGAGCAGTAGAGGAGAAGAAACTGAGAAAACAGATGGAGATCAAAACCGAAATGACGATGGGGAGAACAGCAGGGGGACAGCTGCACCAATCAACCAGGAAAAATTGGATGAACT CGTCACTTGCTGCAGAGGACGAGGCAGGTTTGACTGGTAAAGGGGAAAACAATCCTGCAAGTTTTCCATTACAAGAAGGAACTGGCATTGATGAAGATGAGAACGACGATGATGAAGAGATGATATTT CCTATGACAACGGGTGACATTGATCCTGCTGTGTTAGCTTCTCTCCCTCCATCAATGCAGCTAGATCTACTTGTTCAG ATGAGGGAGAGGGTGATGGCTGAAAACAGGCAGAAGTACCAGAAAATAAAAAAG GAGCCTGCAAAATTTTCAGAGCTTCAAATACAGTCCTATCTGAAAACGGTTGCTTTTCGTCGAGAGATAGAAGAAGTTCGGAAGGGTGCTGCAGGTAAGGATGTTGGGGGCATCCAGACAACAAAAATAGCATCGGAAGCTAATAGAGAGTTCATTTTCTCATCATCATTCACTGGTGATAAACA GACATTGGCACAAAGAGGTGTAGAGGAGCAGATTGTTGATAGCGGTAAATCAAAAAGGGAAATTAGTTCTGCTATCTTCAAATCCAGTCCCTCAAGTAGTTCTAGATCGATTAAACCTCAAGGCGGTGAGCCTTCGACGGGTTTTGGGCCTGATGTTGAGACATATCGTGATGAGAGAGGAAGGGTTAGAGTAAGTAGGGTCAGAGGAATGGGAATTCGTATGACTCGTGATATTCAAAGGAATTTGGATTTTATCAAAGAGCATGAGCAGTCAAAAAGCATGGGACAGGCCAACATTGGCAAAGGATCAACTAGCAATGAAGAACCTCCAGATTTTCCGGAACATCTTTTTGAAAATGATGGGCTGCAAAGCTCTGTTGATCTCAGTGAAGATTTTGCTGAAACTATCGGTGACAACCATCACACGTCGTCACTTGTAGGAGGATCTGATGATATTTCTGAGGGTTCCTGCCATGGAAGCAAAGAGACAATAGAGATATCTTTTGTGGATGATCAAATTGGAGTGAAGGACAATGATGACAAGCTGTTTTTGCATTTAGTTTCTGGAACTTCATCCAAGCTATTTGCTGATGATGATCGTTTGGCTAAAAATACATTAGAATCTGACAACTCCGAGGGTATTTGGGAAGAAGGTATCATAGAAGAAGAAACACTTCCTATGAAGGTTAATGAGAAGGATTATCAATCATCACCTCCTGATAACTGTTGTACTGACGATGAGGTGGAATGGGAGGAAGGTGTCTGTGATGTTCCTGAAGTACCTTTTAGTGAATACAATCAGTGTAAATTACCAAAAGGGGATATAGAAGAAGAGGCTCTCATACAGGAAGCAATAAAGAGAAGTTTAGAGAATTCGGAGAAGCAGGAATTTGAAAATGGAATCCCTGAAGATTTGGAAACATCTATTGAATATAAATCTTTGCAATCTCATGATGATGTTCCCAAACCATCTGAAGCTCCTGCTACAACTTATTCCCACTCCGAAGCTTCTTTTGTTGAAGAAACAATTAAAGAAATGGGAATAAAAAACAGTTCTGGCGAGGATGGTGTTATGCATGATCCTGAAGTGCTTGAAGctgaaagaaaagaaaatgaaaaacaagCTCAACTGGAGAGTAATGATGGACGAGCTGGTTCAAACACAGATTATTTGCAGGGGTCTTCTCCAGTGTATAATGTATCCACAAGTACTCTCACTGCAAGGCCATCTTGCAGCCCAAAGGTTCAGGACAATGATGCAATCGTGTCTGCAACCAGCATTCATGAATGCCCTAAAGAGGAAGTTATCAAGCAGAATACTTCAAATTCTCATAAATCAGGATGCAACACAAATGATCCTTATATTGGAGAAATCTCCATGGTGGCCCAGAAGGAACCTTTGTTGGATGAATCGGTAGCTGGCGATGCCGTACAAAAGGAAAATGTTATTCAGGAAGATACAAACATTACCACTTCTGAGATCAATAGTACACAATTGAATGAGAATTATGATAGCCATATTATATCAGAAAATAATCTGGAGAAGGAAATATCTTTTCTTAGACAAGAACAGTTAGATCTCGGAAATGAAAGGCGAAAACTTGAAAGCCATGCAGAGTCTGTCAGCAGTGAGATGTTTGCTGAATGCCAG GAATTGCTCCAAATGTTCGGCTTGCCGTATATAATTGCACCAATGGAAGCTGAAGCTCAGTGTGCTTACATGGAAATTAACAACCTTGTTGATGGAGTTGTTACTGATGATTCAGATGTCTTCCTGTTTGGGGCAAGGAATGTCTATAAAAATATATTTGATGATAGGAAGTATGTGGAAACATACCTTATGAAG GACATCGAGTCGGAGCTTGGACTAACAAGGGAACAGTTAATTCGTATGGCTCTGCTTCTGGGGAGTGACTACACTGAAGGAATTAG TGGTATTGGCATTGTGAATGCTATTGAAGTTGTACATGCATTTCCTGAGGAAGATGGCCTCCAGCAGTTCAGAGAATGGATTGAATCACCGGATCCAGCGATATTGGGGAAATTTGATGTGGAAACCAGTGGCAGCTCAAAGAGAAGGAAATCTGGTGGAAATGAATCGTGTGAAAAAGGAAATAGCCTGGAACCTGAATGTGTTGAAGGTTCTGATAATAACCAATCTTCTAATGAGACCCAACATATCAAGGAAGTATTTATGAGTAACCAT AGGAACGTGAGCAAGAACTGGCATATTCCTTCCACTTTTCCTAGTGAAACAGTCATCAGTGCATACATTTCTCCCCAAGTGGATGATTCAACAGAACGTTTTTCCTGGGGAAGGCCAGACTTAAGCTTGCTACGCAA GTTATGTTGGGAAAGGTTTGGCTGGAACAAGGAGAAAGCTGACGAACTGCTGCTTCCTGTTTTGAAAGAGTATAATAAGCATGAG ACTCAGCTGCGCATGGAGGCATTTTATTCATTCAATGAGAGATTTGCAAAAATACGTAGCAAAAGGATTCAGAAAGCTATCAAGGGTATTACAGGGAAAACTTTCTCAGaaacggatgaactcaatgaggaTAGTCCCAGTACTAGTGATGCACCCAAGAAGAAAGCGGCAGGCCACTCTAGCCGTGCTAAACCAAGAGGGAAAAGGAACACCAGTGCTGAACCTAGAAACATGGGAAGTCAAGAAGATGACAAAATTGGTGATCCTAATACCTTTGCAGATGCGGATGAACTTGCGAAAGAACAGAGAAATGCCAGTAAGAAGAAGACCGCAAGCCCCTCAGTTCGTTCTAGAGGGAGAGGTCGAAAAAAGATGAATGTTCGACAAGAGACTACTAGAGATGAGGAAGATTTGGAAGTTCAAATGTCTAATTTGTCCGCGGATGAGGACTCGCATGAAAGGCACTCCGACAAATACAAATCAGAAGGAATGACAGTACGCAGG TCAAACCGGAAGAGGAAACAAGTAACGTACATGGAAGATGACCACGAAGCTGATGACAATACTGCCCCCTTGCATCAAGTCGATGAAGATGACCCTAGCCAAATTGGCACTGACATTGACACAGCTGGACGAGACACGCAATCCAATCTGCTCCATCAGGATACAAGTGAACTGAACAGCAACCAGATGCACGTTGATCCAGGCAGTGCTGAAGATGTGAACGAAGATCCCTTGGGCTTTGAGCTATATGATGATCAGACTGATTCTGCACCAAAAGAATACCTTTTCACTGGAGGTGGATTCTGTGCGGAGGAGGATGAACAAGATACAGCGGTTGATCGATCTGGCGGGGAAACAGTGGATGGAACAAGTGACGCCTGTGAGGACATCGCGGGGGTTTCTGACGGTGGTAAAAGTATAGGCTTGTCGACACCGACTGGAGAGTGTGCAGAGGATGCTAGTATGGACGCCCGGGGTGCATCTTCATCGAAGCGACGCAATGCTGGCAGTGGTCTGCCCAAGATTGCCAAACGTAGGAGAAAATAA
- the LOC123093064 gene encoding DNA repair protein UVH3 isoform X1 — protein MGVHGLWGLLAPVGRRVSVETLAGKRLAVDASIWMVQFMRAMRDDKGDMVRDAHILGFLRRICKLLFLRARPVFVFDGATPALKRRTLAARRRNRDAAQAKVRKTAEKLLISHLKASRLEELAAQIKSDRAKHDAKGKQVESSRGEETEKTDGDQNRNDDGENSRGTAAPINQEKLDELLAASLAAEDEAGLTGKGENNPASFPLQEGTGIDEDENDDDEEMIFPMTTGDIDPAVLASLPPSMQLDLLVQMRERVMAENRQKYQKIKKEPAKFSELQIQSYLKTVAFRREIEEVRKGAAGKDVGGIQTTKIASEANREFIFSSSFTGDKQTLAQRGVEEQIVDSGKSKREISSAIFKSSPSSSSRSIKPQGGEPSTGFGPDVETYRDERGRVRVSRVRGMGIRMTRDIQRNLDFIKEHEQSKSMGQANIGKGSTSNEEPPDFPEHLFENDGLQSSVDLSEDFAETIGDNHHTSSLVGGSDDISEGSCHGSKETIEISFVDDQIGVKDNDDKLFLHLVSGTSSKLFADDDRLAKNTLESDNSEGIWEEGIIEEETLPMKVNEKDYQSSPPDNCCTDDEVEWEEGVCDVPEVPFSEYNQCKLPKGDIEEEALIQEAIKRSLENSEKQEFENGIPEDLETSIEYKSLQSHDDVPKPSEAPATTYSHSEASFVEETIKEMGIKNSSGEDGVMHDPEVLEAERKENEKQAQLESNDGRAGSNTDYLQGSSPVYNVSTSTLTARPSCSPKVQDNDAIVSATSIHECPKEEVIKQNTSNSHKSGCNTNDPYIGEISMVAQKEPLLDESVAGDAVQKENVIQEDTNITTSEINSTQLNENYDSHIISENNLEKEISFLRQEQLDLGNERRKLESHAESVSSEMFAECQELLQMFGLPYIIAPMEAEAQCAYMEINNLVDGVVTDDSDVFLFGARNVYKNIFDDRKYVETYLMKDIESELGLTREQLIRMALLLGSDYTEGISGIGIVNAIEVVHAFPEEDGLQQFREWIESPDPAILGKFDVETSGSSKRRKSGGNESCEKGNSLEPECVEGSDNNQSSNETQHIKEVFMSNHRNVSKNWHIPSTFPSETVISAYISPQVDDSTERFSWGRPDLSLLRKLCWERFGWNKEKADELLLPVLKEYNKHETQLRMEAFYSFNERFAKIRSKRIQKAIKGITGKTFSETDELNEDSPSTSDAPKKKAAGHSSRAKPRGKRNTSAEPRNMGSQEDDKIGDPNTFADADELAKEQRNASKKKTASPSVRSRGRGRKKMNVRQETTRDEEDLEVQMSNLSADEDSHERHSDKYKSEGMTVRRSNRKRKQVTYMEDDHEADDNTAPLHQVDEDDPSQIGTDIDTAGRDTQSNLLHQDTSELNSNQMHVDPGSAEDVNEDPLGFELYDDQTDSAPKEYLFTGGGFCAEEDEQDTAVDRSGGETVDGTSDACEDIAGVSDGGKSIGLSTPTGECAEDASMDARGASSSKRRNAGSGLPKIAKRRRK, from the exons CTCCTAATCTCTCAT CTCAAGGCAAGTAGGCTTGAAGAATTGGCAGCTCAAATCAAAAGTGACAGGGCTAAGCATGATGCTAAGGGCAAGCAAGTTGAGAGCAGTAGAGGAGAAGAAACTGAGAAAACAGATGGAGATCAAAACCGAAATGACGATGGGGAGAACAGCAGGGGGACAGCTGCACCAATCAACCAGGAAAAATTGGATGAACT GCTGGCAGCGTCACTTGCTGCAGAGGACGAGGCAGGTTTGACTGGTAAAGGGGAAAACAATCCTGCAAGTTTTCCATTACAAGAAGGAACTGGCATTGATGAAGATGAGAACGACGATGATGAAGAGATGATATTT CCTATGACAACGGGTGACATTGATCCTGCTGTGTTAGCTTCTCTCCCTCCATCAATGCAGCTAGATCTACTTGTTCAG ATGAGGGAGAGGGTGATGGCTGAAAACAGGCAGAAGTACCAGAAAATAAAAAAG GAGCCTGCAAAATTTTCAGAGCTTCAAATACAGTCCTATCTGAAAACGGTTGCTTTTCGTCGAGAGATAGAAGAAGTTCGGAAGGGTGCTGCAGGTAAGGATGTTGGGGGCATCCAGACAACAAAAATAGCATCGGAAGCTAATAGAGAGTTCATTTTCTCATCATCATTCACTGGTGATAAACA GACATTGGCACAAAGAGGTGTAGAGGAGCAGATTGTTGATAGCGGTAAATCAAAAAGGGAAATTAGTTCTGCTATCTTCAAATCCAGTCCCTCAAGTAGTTCTAGATCGATTAAACCTCAAGGCGGTGAGCCTTCGACGGGTTTTGGGCCTGATGTTGAGACATATCGTGATGAGAGAGGAAGGGTTAGAGTAAGTAGGGTCAGAGGAATGGGAATTCGTATGACTCGTGATATTCAAAGGAATTTGGATTTTATCAAAGAGCATGAGCAGTCAAAAAGCATGGGACAGGCCAACATTGGCAAAGGATCAACTAGCAATGAAGAACCTCCAGATTTTCCGGAACATCTTTTTGAAAATGATGGGCTGCAAAGCTCTGTTGATCTCAGTGAAGATTTTGCTGAAACTATCGGTGACAACCATCACACGTCGTCACTTGTAGGAGGATCTGATGATATTTCTGAGGGTTCCTGCCATGGAAGCAAAGAGACAATAGAGATATCTTTTGTGGATGATCAAATTGGAGTGAAGGACAATGATGACAAGCTGTTTTTGCATTTAGTTTCTGGAACTTCATCCAAGCTATTTGCTGATGATGATCGTTTGGCTAAAAATACATTAGAATCTGACAACTCCGAGGGTATTTGGGAAGAAGGTATCATAGAAGAAGAAACACTTCCTATGAAGGTTAATGAGAAGGATTATCAATCATCACCTCCTGATAACTGTTGTACTGACGATGAGGTGGAATGGGAGGAAGGTGTCTGTGATGTTCCTGAAGTACCTTTTAGTGAATACAATCAGTGTAAATTACCAAAAGGGGATATAGAAGAAGAGGCTCTCATACAGGAAGCAATAAAGAGAAGTTTAGAGAATTCGGAGAAGCAGGAATTTGAAAATGGAATCCCTGAAGATTTGGAAACATCTATTGAATATAAATCTTTGCAATCTCATGATGATGTTCCCAAACCATCTGAAGCTCCTGCTACAACTTATTCCCACTCCGAAGCTTCTTTTGTTGAAGAAACAATTAAAGAAATGGGAATAAAAAACAGTTCTGGCGAGGATGGTGTTATGCATGATCCTGAAGTGCTTGAAGctgaaagaaaagaaaatgaaaaacaagCTCAACTGGAGAGTAATGATGGACGAGCTGGTTCAAACACAGATTATTTGCAGGGGTCTTCTCCAGTGTATAATGTATCCACAAGTACTCTCACTGCAAGGCCATCTTGCAGCCCAAAGGTTCAGGACAATGATGCAATCGTGTCTGCAACCAGCATTCATGAATGCCCTAAAGAGGAAGTTATCAAGCAGAATACTTCAAATTCTCATAAATCAGGATGCAACACAAATGATCCTTATATTGGAGAAATCTCCATGGTGGCCCAGAAGGAACCTTTGTTGGATGAATCGGTAGCTGGCGATGCCGTACAAAAGGAAAATGTTATTCAGGAAGATACAAACATTACCACTTCTGAGATCAATAGTACACAATTGAATGAGAATTATGATAGCCATATTATATCAGAAAATAATCTGGAGAAGGAAATATCTTTTCTTAGACAAGAACAGTTAGATCTCGGAAATGAAAGGCGAAAACTTGAAAGCCATGCAGAGTCTGTCAGCAGTGAGATGTTTGCTGAATGCCAG GAATTGCTCCAAATGTTCGGCTTGCCGTATATAATTGCACCAATGGAAGCTGAAGCTCAGTGTGCTTACATGGAAATTAACAACCTTGTTGATGGAGTTGTTACTGATGATTCAGATGTCTTCCTGTTTGGGGCAAGGAATGTCTATAAAAATATATTTGATGATAGGAAGTATGTGGAAACATACCTTATGAAG GACATCGAGTCGGAGCTTGGACTAACAAGGGAACAGTTAATTCGTATGGCTCTGCTTCTGGGGAGTGACTACACTGAAGGAATTAG TGGTATTGGCATTGTGAATGCTATTGAAGTTGTACATGCATTTCCTGAGGAAGATGGCCTCCAGCAGTTCAGAGAATGGATTGAATCACCGGATCCAGCGATATTGGGGAAATTTGATGTGGAAACCAGTGGCAGCTCAAAGAGAAGGAAATCTGGTGGAAATGAATCGTGTGAAAAAGGAAATAGCCTGGAACCTGAATGTGTTGAAGGTTCTGATAATAACCAATCTTCTAATGAGACCCAACATATCAAGGAAGTATTTATGAGTAACCAT AGGAACGTGAGCAAGAACTGGCATATTCCTTCCACTTTTCCTAGTGAAACAGTCATCAGTGCATACATTTCTCCCCAAGTGGATGATTCAACAGAACGTTTTTCCTGGGGAAGGCCAGACTTAAGCTTGCTACGCAA GTTATGTTGGGAAAGGTTTGGCTGGAACAAGGAGAAAGCTGACGAACTGCTGCTTCCTGTTTTGAAAGAGTATAATAAGCATGAG ACTCAGCTGCGCATGGAGGCATTTTATTCATTCAATGAGAGATTTGCAAAAATACGTAGCAAAAGGATTCAGAAAGCTATCAAGGGTATTACAGGGAAAACTTTCTCAGaaacggatgaactcaatgaggaTAGTCCCAGTACTAGTGATGCACCCAAGAAGAAAGCGGCAGGCCACTCTAGCCGTGCTAAACCAAGAGGGAAAAGGAACACCAGTGCTGAACCTAGAAACATGGGAAGTCAAGAAGATGACAAAATTGGTGATCCTAATACCTTTGCAGATGCGGATGAACTTGCGAAAGAACAGAGAAATGCCAGTAAGAAGAAGACCGCAAGCCCCTCAGTTCGTTCTAGAGGGAGAGGTCGAAAAAAGATGAATGTTCGACAAGAGACTACTAGAGATGAGGAAGATTTGGAAGTTCAAATGTCTAATTTGTCCGCGGATGAGGACTCGCATGAAAGGCACTCCGACAAATACAAATCAGAAGGAATGACAGTACGCAGG TCAAACCGGAAGAGGAAACAAGTAACGTACATGGAAGATGACCACGAAGCTGATGACAATACTGCCCCCTTGCATCAAGTCGATGAAGATGACCCTAGCCAAATTGGCACTGACATTGACACAGCTGGACGAGACACGCAATCCAATCTGCTCCATCAGGATACAAGTGAACTGAACAGCAACCAGATGCACGTTGATCCAGGCAGTGCTGAAGATGTGAACGAAGATCCCTTGGGCTTTGAGCTATATGATGATCAGACTGATTCTGCACCAAAAGAATACCTTTTCACTGGAGGTGGATTCTGTGCGGAGGAGGATGAACAAGATACAGCGGTTGATCGATCTGGCGGGGAAACAGTGGATGGAACAAGTGACGCCTGTGAGGACATCGCGGGGGTTTCTGACGGTGGTAAAAGTATAGGCTTGTCGACACCGACTGGAGAGTGTGCAGAGGATGCTAGTATGGACGCCCGGGGTGCATCTTCATCGAAGCGACGCAATGCTGGCAGTGGTCTGCCCAAGATTGCCAAACGTAGGAGAAAATAA